Proteins co-encoded in one Arachis hypogaea cultivar Tifrunner chromosome 13, arahy.Tifrunner.gnm2.J5K5, whole genome shotgun sequence genomic window:
- the LOC112736350 gene encoding uncharacterized protein isoform X2 encodes MGKKTKKPGKGKEKTERKTAKAEEKRARRDSKKLSPEDDIDAILLSIQKEEAKKKEVHVEDNVPAPSPRSNCTLTVNPLKETELVLYGGEFYNGNKTFVYGDLYRYDVEKLEWKLVSSPNSPPPRSAHQAVAWKNYIYIFGGEFTSPNQERFHHYKDFWMFDLKTNQWEQLNLKGCPSPRSGHRMILYKHKIILFGGFYDTLREVRYYNDLFVFDLDQFKWQEIKPKPGAMWPSGRSGFQLFVYQDDIFLYGGYSKEVSSDKNGSEKGIVHSDMWSLDPKTWEWNKVKKSGMPPGPRAGFSMCVHKRRALLFGGVVDMEVEGDVMMSLFMNELYGFQLDTNRWYPIELRKEKSTKDKLKKNEQKCIGDVDNKTEETEDLEYEEGEIDDISQNIASTVTIADSEPLAKSEGKSKESRAKTDVQSSSLPEVVKPCGRINSCMAVGKDTLYIYGGMMEIKDQEITLDDLYCLNLSKLDEWKCIIPASESEWVEVSEEDDDEDDEEEDGEDESDGDSGSDENEDDEEEEEENQNASVQMGDAVALIKGVGKNLRRKERRSRIEQIRASLGLSDSQRTPLPGESLRDFYRRTNMYWQMAAHEHTQHTGKELRKDGFDLAEARYRELKPILDELALLEAEQKAEEAEGPETSSNAKKRGKKKTRN; translated from the exons atggggaagaagacgaagaagccTGGCAAAGGCAAAGAAAAAACAGAGCGAAAAACCGCCAAAGCCGAAGAGAAGCGAGCTCGCAGAGACTCCAAGAAGCTCTCTCCCGAAGACGACATCGACGCCATTTTA CTAAGTATTCAAAAGGAAGAGGCAAAGAAGAAGGAAGTCCACGTTGAAGACAACGTCCCCGCACCGTCACCTCGCTCCAACTGTACG CTCACAGTAAATCCCTTGAAAGAGACAGAGTTGGTTCTCTACGGTGGTGAATTCTACAATGGCAACAAG ACTTTTGTGTATGGTGATCTTTACCGGTATGATGTGGAGAAGCTGGAGTGGAAATTGGTTTCGAGTCCGAATAGCCCGCCTCCACGCAGTGCTCACCAGGCAGTTGCTTGGAAGaactatatttatatttttg GTGGTGAATTTACGTCTCCGAATCAAGAGCGGTTCCATCACTACAAG GATTTTTGGATGTTCGACCTGAAAACAAATCAGTGGGAGCAGCTTAATTTAAAGGGATGCCCGAGTCCACGGTCAGGACACCGAATG ATATTATACAAGCACAAGATTATTCTTTTTGGTGGCTTCTATGATACACTTAGAGAAGTGAG GTATTACAACGATCTATTTGTATTTGACCTTGATCAATTTAAG TGGCAAGAAATAAAGCCTAAGCCTGGAGCAATGTGGCCTTCTGGTCGTAGTGGCTTTCAATTATTTGTTTACCAAGATGAT ATATTTCTGTATGGTGGCTATTCGAAAGAAGTTTCTTCTGATAAGAATGGATCTGAAAAAGGAATAGTTCATTCAGACATGTGGTCCCTTGATCCTAAGACTTGGGAATGGAACAAG GTTAAGAAAAGTGGAATGCCTCCTGGGCCTCGTGCTGGGTTTTCCATGTGTGTTCATAAGAGGAGGGCTCTTCTGTTTGGTGGTGTTGTGGATATGGAAGTAGAAG GTGATGTGATGATGAGCTTGTTCATGAATGAGCTTTATGGCTTCCAGTTAGATACCAATCGCTG GTATCCTATAGAGTTGAGAAAGGAGAAGTCAACAAAAGATAAG TTAAAAAAGAATGAACAAAAGTGTATTGGTGACGTTGATAATAAGACAGAAGAAACTGAGGATTTAGAGTATGAAGAAGGCGAGATTGATGATATATCTCAAAATATTGCTTCAACCGTGACTATTGCTGATAGTGAACCACTAGCCAAATCTGAAGGAAAGTCTAAGGAATCCCGTGCTAAGACTGATGTTCAGAGTTCTTCCTTGCCTGAG GTAGTGAAGCCTTGTGGACGTATTAACTCCTGCATGGCAGTTGGAAAagatacattatatatatatggtggCATGATGGAGATTAAAGATCAAGAAATTACTCTTGATGACTTGTACTGTTTAAACCTCAGCAAACTTGATGAATGGAAGTGCATAATACCG GCATCAGAATCTGAATGGGTGGAAGTCTCGGAggaggatgatgatgaagacGATGAGGAAGAGGATGGTGAAGATGAATCTGATGGGGATAGCGGAAGCGATGAGAATGAAGATgacgaagaagaggaggaagag AATCAGAATGCATCAGTTCAGATGGGAGATGCTGTTGCTTTAATCAAGGGAGTCGGAAAGAATCTGCGTAGGAAAGAGAGGAGGTCACGGATAGAGCAGATCAGAGCTAGCCTTGGCTTGTCAGATTCACAGAGAACACCATTG CCAGGAGAATCGTTGAGGGACTTCTACAGACGTACAAATATGTATTGGCAAATGGCAGCGCATGAACATACTCAGCACACTGGGAAG
- the LOC112736350 gene encoding uncharacterized protein isoform X1: MGKKTKKPGKGKEKTERKTAKAEEKRARRDSKKLSPEDDIDAILLSIQKEEAKKKEVHVEDNVPAPSPRSNCTLTVNPLKETELVLYGGEFYNGNKTFVYGDLYRYDVEKLEWKLVSSPNSPPPRSAHQAVAWKNYIYIFGGEFTSPNQERFHHYKDFWMFDLKTNQWEQLNLKGCPSPRSGHRMILYKHKIILFGGFYDTLREVRYYNDLFVFDLDQFKWQEIKPKPGAMWPSGRSGFQLFVYQDDIFLYGGYSKEVSSDKNGSEKGIVHSDMWSLDPKTWEWNKVKKSGMPPGPRAGFSMCVHKRRALLFGGVVDMEVEGDVMMSLFMNELYGFQLDTNRWYPIELRKEKSTKDKMVLQLKKNEQKCIGDVDNKTEETEDLEYEEGEIDDISQNIASTVTIADSEPLAKSEGKSKESRAKTDVQSSSLPEVVKPCGRINSCMAVGKDTLYIYGGMMEIKDQEITLDDLYCLNLSKLDEWKCIIPASESEWVEVSEEDDDEDDEEEDGEDESDGDSGSDENEDDEEEEEENQNASVQMGDAVALIKGVGKNLRRKERRSRIEQIRASLGLSDSQRTPLPGESLRDFYRRTNMYWQMAAHEHTQHTGKELRKDGFDLAEARYRELKPILDELALLEAEQKAEEAEGPETSSNAKKRGKKKTRN; the protein is encoded by the exons atggggaagaagacgaagaagccTGGCAAAGGCAAAGAAAAAACAGAGCGAAAAACCGCCAAAGCCGAAGAGAAGCGAGCTCGCAGAGACTCCAAGAAGCTCTCTCCCGAAGACGACATCGACGCCATTTTA CTAAGTATTCAAAAGGAAGAGGCAAAGAAGAAGGAAGTCCACGTTGAAGACAACGTCCCCGCACCGTCACCTCGCTCCAACTGTACG CTCACAGTAAATCCCTTGAAAGAGACAGAGTTGGTTCTCTACGGTGGTGAATTCTACAATGGCAACAAG ACTTTTGTGTATGGTGATCTTTACCGGTATGATGTGGAGAAGCTGGAGTGGAAATTGGTTTCGAGTCCGAATAGCCCGCCTCCACGCAGTGCTCACCAGGCAGTTGCTTGGAAGaactatatttatatttttg GTGGTGAATTTACGTCTCCGAATCAAGAGCGGTTCCATCACTACAAG GATTTTTGGATGTTCGACCTGAAAACAAATCAGTGGGAGCAGCTTAATTTAAAGGGATGCCCGAGTCCACGGTCAGGACACCGAATG ATATTATACAAGCACAAGATTATTCTTTTTGGTGGCTTCTATGATACACTTAGAGAAGTGAG GTATTACAACGATCTATTTGTATTTGACCTTGATCAATTTAAG TGGCAAGAAATAAAGCCTAAGCCTGGAGCAATGTGGCCTTCTGGTCGTAGTGGCTTTCAATTATTTGTTTACCAAGATGAT ATATTTCTGTATGGTGGCTATTCGAAAGAAGTTTCTTCTGATAAGAATGGATCTGAAAAAGGAATAGTTCATTCAGACATGTGGTCCCTTGATCCTAAGACTTGGGAATGGAACAAG GTTAAGAAAAGTGGAATGCCTCCTGGGCCTCGTGCTGGGTTTTCCATGTGTGTTCATAAGAGGAGGGCTCTTCTGTTTGGTGGTGTTGTGGATATGGAAGTAGAAG GTGATGTGATGATGAGCTTGTTCATGAATGAGCTTTATGGCTTCCAGTTAGATACCAATCGCTG GTATCCTATAGAGTTGAGAAAGGAGAAGTCAACAAAAGATAAG ATGGTTTTGCAGTTAAAAAAGAATGAACAAAAGTGTATTGGTGACGTTGATAATAAGACAGAAGAAACTGAGGATTTAGAGTATGAAGAAGGCGAGATTGATGATATATCTCAAAATATTGCTTCAACCGTGACTATTGCTGATAGTGAACCACTAGCCAAATCTGAAGGAAAGTCTAAGGAATCCCGTGCTAAGACTGATGTTCAGAGTTCTTCCTTGCCTGAG GTAGTGAAGCCTTGTGGACGTATTAACTCCTGCATGGCAGTTGGAAAagatacattatatatatatggtggCATGATGGAGATTAAAGATCAAGAAATTACTCTTGATGACTTGTACTGTTTAAACCTCAGCAAACTTGATGAATGGAAGTGCATAATACCG GCATCAGAATCTGAATGGGTGGAAGTCTCGGAggaggatgatgatgaagacGATGAGGAAGAGGATGGTGAAGATGAATCTGATGGGGATAGCGGAAGCGATGAGAATGAAGATgacgaagaagaggaggaagag AATCAGAATGCATCAGTTCAGATGGGAGATGCTGTTGCTTTAATCAAGGGAGTCGGAAAGAATCTGCGTAGGAAAGAGAGGAGGTCACGGATAGAGCAGATCAGAGCTAGCCTTGGCTTGTCAGATTCACAGAGAACACCATTG CCAGGAGAATCGTTGAGGGACTTCTACAGACGTACAAATATGTATTGGCAAATGGCAGCGCATGAACATACTCAGCACACTGGGAAG